From the genome of Alistipes sp. ZOR0009, one region includes:
- a CDS encoding LruC domain-containing protein, producing the protein MRHYWSRILIYAFSIALIAASCKKSSFEENSNPEETLTIPSSFTWETTRAVSINIQSGDANANGLLYKVSIYTSNPTSGSTPINSGAVGYGYPYKLTQNLPVTTKTLYLKISYPTGGETTVSQDISGNTLSYTIPSTVKAKSQKTVVISGPDCNTGCESSISGSATATITGGKTYCITGTFNGALNFEFWSGGGTLRICGNATITSATLGSNCNIVVAEGGTLNVQNLSMDANSQIVAWPNTTVKFESLNMNSSSSSITNYSSNMSFSGGFAPNGNITNYGKISIGQNLTTGNNDGSVNNTGIIRVLGTIDFNQGLLNSGTVEADGNININVARIYKNECKIISHNNINFNNGTFTCNSGYVQAASSIAVNGSCILTLQNQSMIKANDITFNVGITGSGSQNSIISTGSATINGNSKISGAIEWADANETLKNGSLANFTNGATFVKLENATNVIPISECNPIGIGKPKDIDKDGDGVADILDDYPSDPDRAFDSYYPSKSGFATFAFEDLWPSTGDYDFNDLVVNAQVKYVTNARNLVVDIVGKYYVAAVGGSYKSGFGLQLDKLLPGDIKSVTRSNSNSQGYITENSNGTENGPDKAVVILWDNTENMIHRAGGSTFNAITGNPVGKSDTLNIKITLAAPKAVEEVGSMPLNHFLIKNMERKVEIHLPNAKPTSLANTSLFGTANDASKPDQGRYYVTAGNLPWALYLPSQFDYPTEKTSILDAYLKFQSWAESGGTLYPDWYSNSQYRNENGIYKK; encoded by the coding sequence ATGAGACATTACTGGAGTAGAATTCTTATTTACGCGTTTAGCATTGCCCTAATAGCAGCATCGTGTAAGAAAAGCAGCTTCGAAGAAAACAGCAATCCCGAAGAAACGCTAACCATCCCCTCCTCCTTTACATGGGAAACAACACGTGCAGTCAGCATCAACATTCAGTCGGGTGATGCCAATGCCAATGGGCTACTTTATAAGGTAAGTATTTATACGAGCAACCCAACCAGCGGCTCAACCCCAATAAATAGCGGAGCTGTTGGCTACGGATATCCGTACAAATTGACACAAAATCTTCCTGTAACAACCAAGACTCTTTACCTCAAAATATCCTACCCAACAGGAGGAGAAACAACGGTTAGCCAAGATATCAGCGGTAATACCTTAAGCTACACAATTCCATCAACCGTAAAAGCCAAATCACAAAAAACGGTGGTTATTTCGGGGCCCGACTGTAACACAGGTTGCGAAAGTTCCATAAGCGGAAGCGCAACTGCAACCATTACTGGAGGGAAAACCTACTGCATAACAGGGACTTTTAACGGAGCGCTTAACTTTGAGTTTTGGAGCGGCGGAGGAACGCTTCGGATATGTGGGAATGCTACCATCACTTCGGCAACCCTAGGTTCAAATTGTAACATTGTGGTTGCTGAGGGAGGAACGCTAAACGTTCAAAACTTAAGTATGGACGCCAACTCGCAAATAGTTGCTTGGCCTAATACAACCGTCAAGTTCGAGTCGCTCAACATGAACTCGTCAAGTTCGAGCATAACCAACTACTCCAGCAACATGTCTTTTAGCGGCGGATTTGCCCCTAATGGAAATATCACCAACTATGGGAAAATATCAATAGGCCAGAACTTGACAACAGGCAACAACGACGGCTCCGTAAACAACACAGGCATTATTCGCGTATTGGGCACCATAGATTTCAACCAAGGTCTTCTTAATAGCGGAACCGTAGAGGCGGATGGAAATATCAACATTAATGTTGCTAGAATTTACAAAAACGAATGTAAAATCATATCCCATAACAACATAAACTTCAACAATGGGACTTTCACCTGTAATAGTGGTTACGTGCAAGCCGCTAGCTCTATAGCGGTTAATGGTTCCTGCATACTAACCCTACAAAACCAGTCGATGATAAAGGCAAACGATATCACATTCAATGTTGGCATAACAGGTAGCGGCAGCCAGAACTCCATAATTTCGACAGGCAGCGCAACCATTAATGGCAACTCAAAAATTAGCGGAGCAATAGAATGGGCTGATGCAAACGAAACCCTAAAAAATGGATCGTTGGCCAACTTTACCAACGGAGCTACATTCGTTAAACTCGAAAATGCAACAAACGTAATTCCCATTTCGGAGTGCAATCCTATAGGAATAGGAAAACCTAAAGATATAGACAAGGATGGCGACGGAGTGGCAGATATCCTAGACGACTACCCCAGCGATCCAGATAGGGCCTTTGATAGCTACTACCCATCAAAGAGCGGCTTTGCCACCTTTGCCTTCGAAGACTTGTGGCCCTCTACTGGCGACTACGACTTTAACGACCTAGTGGTAAACGCTCAGGTGAAATATGTAACCAACGCGCGTAACCTAGTTGTTGATATTGTTGGTAAATACTACGTTGCCGCAGTAGGCGGATCGTACAAAAGCGGATTCGGCCTACAACTGGATAAGCTGCTACCTGGAGACATTAAGTCGGTAACCCGATCGAATAGCAACAGCCAAGGCTACATTACCGAAAACAGCAACGGAACAGAAAACGGTCCGGACAAAGCCGTGGTTATACTTTGGGACAATACCGAAAATATGATTCACCGAGCAGGAGGTTCTACCTTTAACGCCATAACAGGAAACCCTGTAGGAAAATCGGATACCCTCAACATCAAAATAACCTTGGCCGCACCAAAGGCAGTCGAGGAGGTTGGCTCCATGCCATTAAACCATTTCCTAATTAAGAACATGGAGCGAAAGGTGGAGATACACCTGCCCAACGCCAAGCCAACATCGCTAGCAAACACCAGCCTATTTGGTACCGCTAACGATGCCTCTAAGCCCGATCAGGGAAGATACTACGTAACGGCAGGCAACCTACCTTGGGCTCTTTACCTCCCCAGCCAGTTTGACTATCCAACCGAAAAGACAAGCATCCTAGATGCCTATCTAAAGTTTCAAAGTTGGGCCGAGTCGGGAGGTACGCTTTACCCCGATTGGTACTCGAACTCACAATACCGCAACGAAAACGGGATATACAAAAAATAG
- a CDS encoding NYN domain-containing protein, which produces MNSNAPYNTGIFIDIENLTKGYGISPKVVKGLSIKEIIRLILDTEKTGRIAVHKAYANWFNPKLSFLLNDLVDLDIEPITVFGTHGGNLRNVSDIRLCIDVMEVLHTHPEITCYVIISGDGAYANLVHQLHQYGKTVIGCAYKNATNKMFSAVCDHFIWIEDPELENERINIRVADTRNMHLIDKMKDNGEPDNNNLIWIKINDLIQQISRSKEYKKSLEQGINPSVIRELLDATIPNFDPSALGYDRFIDFLVHATKKTDLSVYFTPPSNFKVGFKGFKPTGSVAMQNKNDDKNKVSDFVLKDERIKRLVRDVKHINANGSTTEITEKLKEIIGWMSADIEFKHSFVEGVNPSTVDCAIKEVIIGFSYKQLGFPRFSDMLCSLLQNTELCIAQCKTNSSNWKVFFKDSLPNSFTVYTSQATEKEESTQPIIPWDNIPTAKENAPNLLMQLANKFKPSHK; this is translated from the coding sequence ATGAACTCCAACGCTCCCTACAACACTGGAATTTTCATTGACATTGAAAATCTCACAAAAGGATACGGTATAAGCCCCAAAGTCGTGAAAGGACTTTCCATTAAAGAGATCATACGGCTAATACTAGATACGGAGAAGACAGGACGAATAGCCGTGCACAAAGCTTACGCTAACTGGTTTAACCCAAAACTCTCCTTCCTATTAAACGATCTTGTAGACTTAGATATCGAGCCAATAACCGTCTTTGGCACGCATGGCGGGAATCTCCGAAATGTTTCCGACATAAGGCTGTGCATTGATGTGATGGAGGTGCTCCACACCCACCCCGAAATTACCTGCTACGTAATAATTTCAGGAGATGGAGCCTACGCCAACCTGGTTCATCAGCTACATCAATACGGAAAAACGGTTATTGGGTGCGCCTATAAAAATGCAACAAACAAAATGTTCTCGGCTGTTTGCGATCATTTTATTTGGATAGAAGATCCTGAGCTAGAAAACGAGCGCATAAACATCCGCGTTGCCGACACCAGAAACATGCACCTTATAGATAAGATGAAAGATAATGGTGAACCGGACAACAACAATCTAATCTGGATAAAAATCAACGATCTAATACAGCAAATTTCCCGCTCGAAGGAGTACAAGAAATCGCTAGAGCAAGGCATAAACCCATCGGTAATTCGGGAGCTGCTTGATGCTACCATCCCCAACTTCGATCCATCGGCACTAGGATACGACCGATTCATCGACTTTTTGGTACATGCAACAAAAAAAACAGACCTGTCCGTCTACTTTACGCCTCCTTCTAACTTTAAAGTTGGCTTCAAAGGGTTTAAACCAACTGGCTCCGTAGCCATGCAAAATAAGAACGACGACAAAAATAAGGTCTCCGATTTTGTACTAAAAGATGAGCGAATAAAGAGGCTAGTAAGAGATGTTAAGCATATTAATGCAAACGGATCTACTACAGAAATCACCGAAAAGTTAAAAGAGATTATCGGCTGGATGAGTGCCGATATAGAATTTAAGCATAGCTTTGTTGAAGGTGTGAATCCATCAACGGTAGATTGTGCCATAAAGGAGGTTATCATAGGATTCAGCTATAAGCAGCTAGGATTTCCTCGGTTTAGCGACATGCTTTGCTCGCTGCTCCAAAATACCGAGCTATGCATAGCCCAATGTAAAACAAACAGTTCGAACTGGAAGGTATTCTTTAAGGATAGCTTACCCAACAGCTTTACCGTATATACTAGCCAAGCTACAGAAAAAGAGGAATCAACCCAACCGATAATACCTTGGGATAATATTCCAACAGCAAAAGAAAACGCCCCAAACCTACTTATGCAGCTGGCAAACAAATTTAAACCATCGCACAAATAG
- a CDS encoding monomeric [FeFe] hydrogenase, translating into MAVTNNAMLIRRELLTRISKQLNEGTIEKEIDRIPIEMRPRYSETSRCCIHKDRAVIKYRIMALLGYNVEDEEDELTSLSEYARKAFDREKVTDTMLTVVDEACSSCVKANYVVTNMCRGCVARPCVMNCNKKAIDFHNGQASIEPHKCVNCGICQRVCPFHAIIYQPVPCEESCPVGAISKDEHGIEHINKAKCINCGKCIGACPFGAIMEKTHFVEIYKAFKSEKKVVALAAPAIAGQFKVPMEKIVGALKELGFDDVVEVALGADVTTENEAAELVERLEEGAPFMTTSCCPSYVNLVEKHIPELKPFVSHTKTPMYYTAEIARQKYPDGVLVMIAPCTGKRHEAYSDPNVDLVVSFEEFGAMMVAHGVEIANATEEVISNDITNVARGFGYSGGVTNAVKAYAPHAQVEPVIINGIDKAQIKMLKTFPQSCSGNFVEVMSCEGGCVAGCNVIANPKIALRQIDELMKRSKIK; encoded by the coding sequence ATGGCTGTTACCAACAACGCAATGCTCATTCGCCGTGAGCTGCTAACCAGAATATCGAAGCAGCTTAACGAGGGAACAATCGAAAAAGAAATAGATAGAATTCCGATTGAAATGCGCCCTCGCTACAGCGAAACATCGCGCTGCTGTATCCACAAAGATAGAGCTGTAATCAAGTATCGCATCATGGCGCTACTTGGCTATAATGTAGAAGACGAAGAAGACGAGCTTACCTCGCTATCAGAATATGCCAGAAAAGCATTCGATAGGGAAAAGGTTACGGACACCATGCTAACGGTGGTGGATGAAGCTTGTAGCTCGTGCGTAAAAGCAAACTATGTAGTGACCAACATGTGCCGCGGCTGCGTTGCGCGTCCGTGCGTGATGAATTGTAATAAAAAGGCAATAGACTTCCACAACGGACAGGCGTCAATAGAGCCGCATAAGTGCGTGAACTGTGGTATCTGCCAACGAGTTTGCCCATTTCACGCCATCATCTACCAGCCAGTACCTTGCGAGGAATCTTGTCCCGTAGGCGCAATTAGCAAAGATGAGCACGGAATAGAGCATATCAACAAAGCCAAATGTATCAACTGCGGCAAATGTATTGGGGCATGTCCTTTTGGGGCCATAATGGAGAAAACCCACTTTGTGGAGATCTACAAGGCCTTTAAGTCAGAAAAAAAGGTGGTAGCCTTAGCAGCACCAGCTATTGCAGGACAGTTTAAGGTTCCAATGGAGAAAATTGTTGGCGCATTAAAGGAGCTTGGATTTGACGACGTGGTTGAAGTTGCTCTTGGAGCCGATGTTACCACCGAAAACGAAGCGGCAGAACTTGTTGAGCGACTGGAAGAAGGCGCACCATTTATGACAACCTCCTGCTGTCCATCATACGTAAATTTGGTAGAAAAGCACATTCCGGAGCTAAAACCATTCGTATCGCATACCAAAACGCCAATGTACTACACGGCTGAAATAGCCCGCCAAAAGTATCCAGATGGAGTTCTTGTTATGATTGCTCCCTGTACTGGAAAACGTCACGAAGCCTACAGTGACCCCAACGTTGATTTGGTAGTTAGCTTCGAAGAGTTTGGGGCAATGATGGTTGCTCATGGTGTCGAAATAGCCAATGCTACCGAAGAGGTAATAAGCAACGATATTACCAACGTAGCACGTGGATTTGGCTACTCTGGTGGTGTTACCAACGCCGTTAAGGCATACGCACCTCATGCACAGGTCGAGCCAGTTATCATAAACGGAATAGATAAAGCACAAATTAAGATGCTAAAGACATTCCCACAATCGTGCAGCGGCAATTTTGTCGAGGTGATGAGCTGTGAAGGAGGCTGCGTGGCTGGTTGCAACGTAATAGCCAATCCCAAAATAGCGCTTCGTCAAATAGACGAGCTCATGAAAAGAAGTAAAATCAAGTAA
- a CDS encoding SpoIIE family protein phosphatase, with the protein MKDSPFFIEVDMWQNNCKRKPVCGDVFLTKKIKEENRIVMVLSDGLGSGVKANVLASLTSSMAVNYTLLKEPIDRIAQTIMKTLPVDSERKISYATFTIVDIESDGETHVVEYDNPSYALIRRGKIITPEKDAIVLGEESGRKKVMYRSHFHAKKEDRMVLYSDGVTQSGMGTMQMPFGWGDEEVQKFILKELKGKPNRSATALSRKIVRQAEINDIYIPKDDTTCAVVYFREPRHLLICTGPPFHEQKDRFLASIVKSHNGKKVICGGTTAQILAREFGEEIEVNINIGKSGLPPSSSMPSVDLITEGILTIGKVAEILENYVPGDAVGEGPAAEIVNLILQNDIIDFVVGTKINIAHQDPNLPVELEIRRNVVKRIVKLLEEKFLKEVKLQFI; encoded by the coding sequence GTGAAGGATAGCCCATTTTTCATAGAGGTAGACATGTGGCAGAACAACTGCAAACGGAAGCCTGTATGCGGTGATGTTTTCCTTACTAAAAAAATAAAGGAGGAAAACAGAATTGTAATGGTTCTATCAGACGGTCTAGGAAGTGGTGTAAAGGCGAATGTACTAGCATCGTTAACCTCTTCAATGGCCGTTAACTACACCTTGCTTAAGGAGCCCATAGATAGGATTGCTCAGACCATAATGAAAACGCTACCTGTAGATAGCGAGCGTAAGATTAGCTATGCAACATTTACCATCGTCGATATCGAATCGGATGGAGAAACGCATGTGGTTGAATATGACAATCCATCTTACGCGCTAATCAGAAGAGGTAAAATCATCACTCCCGAAAAGGATGCGATCGTTCTTGGGGAGGAAAGCGGAAGAAAAAAGGTGATGTACCGCTCCCACTTCCATGCCAAAAAGGAAGATCGGATGGTGCTTTACTCCGATGGCGTAACCCAATCGGGAATGGGAACCATGCAAATGCCTTTTGGCTGGGGAGACGAAGAGGTTCAAAAGTTTATACTTAAAGAGCTAAAAGGGAAGCCCAACCGTTCTGCCACCGCATTATCCCGAAAGATTGTGCGTCAAGCCGAAATAAACGACATCTACATTCCCAAGGATGACACCACGTGTGCGGTTGTCTACTTCAGGGAACCTAGGCATTTGTTGATTTGTACGGGACCGCCATTTCACGAGCAAAAAGATAGGTTTTTGGCATCGATAGTTAAGTCGCACAATGGCAAAAAGGTAATTTGTGGAGGCACTACCGCTCAAATACTTGCCCGCGAATTTGGAGAGGAGATAGAGGTTAATATCAATATTGGAAAATCGGGGCTACCGCCATCATCGAGCATGCCTAGCGTAGACCTGATAACAGAAGGGATCTTAACAATTGGAAAGGTTGCCGAGATTTTAGAAAACTACGTCCCTGGCGACGCAGTTGGAGAGGGACCTGCTGCGGAAATTGTCAACCTTATCCTACAAAATGACATTATCGATTTTGTGGTAGGGACGAAAATAAACATAGCGCACCAAGACCCCAATCTACCCGTAGAGCTCGAAATTCGTCGAAACGTGGTAAAGCGAATTGTAAAGCTACTTGAAGAAAAATTTTTGAAAGAAGTAAAGCTGCAGTTTATATAA
- a CDS encoding [Fe-Fe] hydrogenase large subunit C-terminal domain-containing protein, whose translation MNKTAPIYTEANNCQDCYKCIRQCPVKAIKVGLGMASIIEERCMYCGHCVTICPAKAKKVRNDISKAQAILRHSNNVVASIAPSYISEFPNISSTKIVKALKMLGFKAVSETALGAEVVSRETASYIKDKDSGVFISSACPSVVELICKYFPHLRDSIVPVHSPMLAHGKLIKEWYGDDVRTIFFGPCIAKKRESDDFSSIIDVALTFEDLKSWLEEEGVDFDLIPDTEDTFEPNVAHLGAIYPLDGGMVAGVAQNSDSNTAIFMNFSGPDAVRQTLHNIEGWDPRKKLFLELLACTGGCIHGPGTSEKDSTATKRYKIQTELFIRDAKAAAETPQIDISRSFISIYPVQKRQHAEADLTESLSAIGKLSSKDEINCGGCGYESCRDFAAALLDGRAERNMCASYMRKVAHDKATVLLQKIPSGILLVDENMKVIESNKSFAKMMGSEIEMIYEANPGLEGAAAAKLVPFHKLFSSVIATGNDILERDVRFDGKILKVSVFTVLKHKIVCGIMRDLINPEVRNDEIIKRTQKVIQENLETVQKIAYLLGENASKTESMLNTILEAYQIDESREG comes from the coding sequence ATGAACAAGACTGCTCCTATCTATACTGAAGCCAACAACTGCCAAGATTGCTACAAGTGCATTCGGCAATGTCCTGTTAAGGCTATCAAGGTTGGCCTTGGAATGGCATCCATTATAGAGGAGCGCTGCATGTACTGCGGGCATTGCGTTACAATTTGTCCTGCAAAAGCAAAAAAAGTTCGAAACGACATCAGCAAGGCTCAAGCCATTTTACGTCACTCTAACAATGTGGTTGCATCCATTGCACCTTCCTATATCAGCGAGTTTCCTAACATTTCATCTACCAAAATAGTAAAAGCGCTAAAGATGCTTGGTTTTAAAGCAGTATCAGAAACCGCTTTAGGAGCAGAAGTTGTATCAAGGGAAACAGCAAGCTACATTAAAGATAAGGATAGTGGCGTATTCATCTCATCGGCATGCCCTTCTGTTGTCGAGCTCATCTGTAAATATTTCCCTCATTTAAGGGATTCTATAGTTCCGGTTCATTCTCCAATGCTTGCACATGGAAAGTTGATTAAGGAATGGTACGGAGATGATGTTCGTACAATATTTTTTGGACCTTGTATTGCAAAAAAGCGAGAAAGCGATGATTTTTCATCGATAATTGATGTAGCCCTAACTTTTGAAGATTTAAAAAGTTGGCTAGAAGAAGAAGGTGTCGACTTCGATCTTATTCCCGACACTGAAGATACATTCGAGCCCAATGTAGCCCATCTTGGTGCTATATATCCGCTTGACGGAGGAATGGTGGCTGGGGTTGCTCAAAATTCCGACTCCAACACGGCCATCTTTATGAATTTCTCTGGACCCGATGCCGTACGCCAAACCCTCCACAATATCGAAGGCTGGGATCCTCGCAAAAAACTGTTCTTAGAGTTACTGGCCTGCACAGGAGGTTGTATACATGGACCCGGAACCTCAGAAAAAGATTCAACCGCTACCAAGCGATATAAAATACAAACCGAGCTATTCATTAGAGATGCCAAGGCTGCTGCTGAAACACCACAAATTGATATTAGTCGTAGTTTTATCAGTATTTATCCAGTTCAAAAAAGGCAGCATGCCGAGGCTGATCTAACGGAATCGCTTAGCGCAATAGGAAAACTTTCGTCTAAAGATGAAATTAACTGCGGAGGATGCGGCTACGAAAGCTGCCGTGATTTTGCCGCTGCACTGCTTGATGGTAGAGCAGAACGCAACATGTGCGCATCATACATGCGCAAGGTTGCCCATGATAAGGCAACGGTACTCCTTCAAAAAATACCATCAGGGATTCTTTTGGTAGATGAAAACATGAAGGTTATCGAATCCAATAAAAGCTTTGCCAAAATGATGGGATCCGAAATCGAAATGATTTATGAGGCCAACCCAGGACTCGAAGGTGCAGCAGCAGCAAAGTTAGTCCCATTCCATAAACTTTTTTCGTCTGTAATAGCAACCGGAAATGACATCCTCGAAAGAGACGTGCGTTTTGACGGAAAAATATTAAAGGTTTCCGTATTTACGGTGCTGAAGCACAAGATTGTTTGTGGAATTATGCGCGACCTCATCAACCCAGAAGTTCGGAATGATGAAATTATTAAACGTACCCAAAAGGTTATTCAAGAAAACCTTGAAACCGTACAGAAAATAGCTTACCTACTTGGAGAAAACGCATCGAAAACAGAATCGATGCTGAATACCATCTTGGAAGCATACCAAATAGACGAAAGCCGTGAAGGATAG
- a CDS encoding (2Fe-2S) ferredoxin domain-containing protein, translated as MKKVDVLICLGSSCFSRGNRDSLEIIKSYIADNRLSEQINFKGKLCSNLCSNGPTLTINGIVYQKVSAAEAIKLIEKSLNA; from the coding sequence ATGAAAAAGGTAGACGTTTTGATATGCCTAGGTAGCTCCTGCTTCTCGAGAGGAAATCGTGATTCTCTTGAGATTATCAAAAGTTATATTGCGGATAACCGCCTGAGCGAACAAATCAACTTCAAAGGAAAGCTTTGTTCTAACCTTTGCAGCAACGGGCCTACGCTTACCATTAACGGAATCGTATACCAAAAAGTAAGTGCGGCCGAGGCCATTAAGTTAATTGAAAAATCGCTAAACGCATAG
- a CDS encoding DUF362 domain-containing protein encodes MAYKISDDCTACGTCIDECPVEAISAGDMYKIDPEVCTDCGTCADVCPVEAIHPA; translated from the coding sequence ATGGCTTACAAAATTAGCGACGACTGCACCGCTTGCGGTACATGTATTGATGAGTGCCCAGTTGAGGCAATCTCTGCAGGTGATATGTACAAAATTGACCCTGAAGTTTGCACCGATTGTGGAACTTGTGCAGATGTTTGCCCAGTAGAAGCAATTCATCCAGCTTAG
- a CDS encoding M20 family metallopeptidase, with protein sequence MINKELLKHNINTHFNWAVGHRRHLHQHPELSFEEYQTSAYIASVLDEIGIPYNIVAETGILAVIEGGEKGKSIGLRADIDALPIQEETNLPFASLKKGVMHACGHDIHTATLLYAAKILWATRSDIKGTIYLLFQPGEESFPGGASLVLSSGILNDKNIEAFAALHVSPEIDAGKVGLRPGMYMASGDEIHVEIKGKGGHAALPHTFDDTVLAASSVVVALQQVVARKGDARIPSVLSIGKFIANGATNIIPSSVKLEGTFRTMNEEWREKAHQHITQIIEQTCKAHNTTAIVDIRKGYPCLINNASITNKLRNCFIENIGQANTIDLDIRMTTEDFGFISNNYPSVFFRLGVGGVKESTGVLHNGGFIANEEALKTGALAMVLAAETLLEE encoded by the coding sequence ATGATAAACAAAGAACTGCTAAAGCACAATATCAACACCCACTTTAATTGGGCTGTAGGCCATAGGCGCCACCTGCATCAACACCCCGAACTTTCTTTCGAAGAGTACCAAACCTCAGCATATATAGCAAGCGTGCTCGACGAGATCGGTATACCCTATAACATAGTAGCAGAAACTGGAATTCTTGCGGTCATTGAAGGTGGTGAAAAGGGAAAAAGCATTGGGCTTAGAGCGGATATCGACGCACTTCCTATCCAAGAAGAAACCAACCTGCCTTTTGCCTCCTTAAAAAAGGGTGTTATGCATGCTTGCGGTCACGACATCCATACTGCCACACTACTATATGCAGCAAAAATACTTTGGGCTACTAGATCTGACATAAAAGGAACAATCTACCTGCTGTTTCAACCCGGAGAAGAAAGTTTCCCAGGAGGAGCCAGCCTAGTTCTTTCGTCGGGTATTTTAAATGACAAAAACATAGAAGCATTTGCGGCTCTCCACGTATCTCCTGAAATAGATGCGGGGAAAGTAGGACTCCGTCCTGGAATGTACATGGCCTCTGGCGACGAAATACATGTAGAGATAAAAGGAAAAGGGGGCCATGCTGCGCTACCTCACACCTTCGACGATACGGTCTTGGCCGCATCTAGCGTAGTTGTTGCGCTGCAGCAGGTAGTTGCCCGCAAAGGAGATGCGCGCATTCCATCGGTGCTATCCATAGGTAAGTTTATTGCCAACGGGGCCACCAATATTATCCCCTCCTCCGTAAAGCTAGAAGGAACATTCAGAACTATGAACGAGGAATGGAGAGAAAAGGCGCATCAGCATATCACTCAAATTATAGAACAAACCTGCAAGGCACATAACACAACCGCAATCGTAGATATCCGCAAAGGCTATCCGTGCTTAATTAACAACGCCTCCATCACCAATAAGCTCCGCAACTGTTTTATTGAAAATATCGGACAGGCAAATACGATTGATTTGGATATCCGAATGACCACGGAAGACTTTGGATTCATCAGCAACAACTACCCTTCTGTATTTTTCAGGCTTGGAGTTGGAGGTGTAAAAGAGTCGACAGGCGTACTCCATAATGGAGGCTTTATAGCGAATGAGGAAGCCCTAAAAACAGGAGCTTTGGCAATGGTACTCGCCGCCGAAACGCTTCTTGAGGAGTAG
- a CDS encoding DUF1573 domain-containing protein, giving the protein MMKKFLSLVGILPVFVGMVFGQAPKSVITFTQTSFDFGQVEEKGGPVSHSFVFTNTGKVPLILTNVVSSCGCTTPEWPKAPILPGKKGNIKVTFDPLNRPGPIDKTITVSSNAAKPLVVLSLKGAVKERAKDVADEYPRAIGTLRMTTAHLPFTRINPNDIVTNKLGIINTGSKAIAVKISGIPAHLKIDVVPSTLKPNEKGNIVVTYDAAKKNDWGFVVDNMTVMVDGKVLDDSRFTVSATIEEDYSKMTPADMANMPTVKFDQTTYDFGNVDEGKLVVHEYQFSNIGKTNLIIRKINTSCGCTSVAPSGTVIKAGESGSIKVSFATSGYSNRQGKTVTVLTNDPKNPTVILRLTGNVVSK; this is encoded by the coding sequence ATGATGAAGAAGTTTTTGTCATTAGTTGGAATTTTACCTGTTTTTGTGGGGATGGTATTTGGACAGGCTCCCAAGTCGGTGATAACTTTTACTCAAACATCTTTCGATTTTGGGCAGGTTGAAGAAAAGGGCGGGCCCGTTTCCCATTCTTTTGTGTTTACAAATACCGGAAAGGTCCCTTTGATTTTGACGAATGTAGTTTCATCTTGTGGATGTACTACACCCGAGTGGCCAAAGGCTCCAATTCTTCCAGGAAAGAAGGGGAATATCAAAGTTACTTTTGATCCATTAAATCGCCCAGGTCCAATTGATAAAACGATTACTGTATCCTCGAATGCAGCGAAGCCTTTGGTGGTTTTGTCGCTTAAAGGGGCCGTGAAGGAGAGAGCAAAAGATGTTGCTGATGAATATCCAAGAGCCATTGGAACCTTGAGAATGACAACTGCTCACCTTCCTTTTACCCGAATAAATCCGAATGATATCGTGACGAATAAGTTGGGGATTATTAATACAGGAAGCAAGGCTATTGCGGTGAAAATTTCGGGTATTCCTGCGCATTTAAAAATTGATGTTGTTCCGTCTACGCTCAAGCCAAATGAAAAGGGGAATATTGTTGTAACATACGATGCTGCAAAGAAGAACGATTGGGGTTTTGTGGTTGATAATATGACCGTGATGGTTGATGGCAAAGTGTTGGATGATAGCCGATTTACGGTAAGCGCTACAATTGAGGAGGATTACTCAAAAATGACACCTGCTGATATGGCCAATATGCCAACCGTGAAGTTTGATCAGACCACCTACGATTTTGGAAATGTTGATGAAGGTAAGCTTGTGGTTCATGAGTACCAGTTCTCAAATATAGGAAAGACAAATCTTATTATCAGAAAAATAAACACAAGCTGTGGTTGTACTTCTGTAGCTCCTAGCGGAACTGTTATAAAGGCTGGAGAGTCTGGTTCCATTAAGGTTAGCTTTGCTACCTCTGGTTATAGTAACAGGCAGGGGAAAACGGTAACCGTTTTGACAAACGATCCGAAGAATCCAACAGTAATTCTTCGTTTAACCGGGAATGTTGTATCTAAGTAG